Part of the Mycolicibacterium mengxianglii genome is shown below.
GGCCTGATTTTCGTCCAATTGCTGCGACAGCGGTGCGGACTGCCGTGGTGCGTCGATGGCCAGGCCGGCACCCGGGTCGCGAGCATCGGCCTCCGCCTTGGCGACGGCCTCGACGATGCCCGGGTCGGTCGCGGTGGAGAACCATTCGGCGACCTCCTCGGAATCGTCCTCGGGCTTGGGCAGGTCGGTGTCGACCGGCGACGGGGTGTACCGGAACACGCCGTCCTCGCCCGGGGCACCGAGAAGTTTGGTGAAGCCCTGTAGCGCCGAGCCGAAATCGCTCGGCACGACCCAGACCTTGTTGGCCTCACCTTGGGCCATCAACGGCAGCGTCTGCAGGTACTGGTAGGCCAGCAGTTCCGGCGTGGGCCTGCCCGCCTTGATGGCAGCGAATGTCTTCTCGATGGCCTTGGCCGAGCCCTGAGCGTTCAGATACGCCGCGGCACGTTCACCACGGGCACGCAGGATCTGAGATTGCCGATCGGCCTCGGCGGCGAGGATGGCGGCCTGCTTGGCACCCTCGGCGGCCAGGATCTGCGACTGCTTCTGACCCTCGGCCTGGGTGATCGACGACTGCCGGACACCCTCGGCGGTGAGGATCATCGCCCTCTTCTCGCGGTCGGCCTTCATCTGCTTCTCCATCGACTCCTGCACCGACGGCGGCGGATCGATCGAGCGCAGTTCGACGCGCGCCACCCGCAGTCCCCACTTGTTGGTGGCCTCATCGAGAACACCCCGGAGCTGGCCGTTGATGGAATCGCGGGAGGTCAGCGTCTGCTCCAGTGTCATGCCGCCGACCACGTTGCGCAGGGTGGTGGTGGTGAGCTGCTCGACACCGACGATGTAGTTGCTGATCGCGTACACCGCTGCCTGCGGGTTGGT
Proteins encoded:
- a CDS encoding SPFH domain-containing protein, with protein sequence MDGAIAGLVLLAVLVILAIIIVAKSVTLVPQAEAAVIERLGRYSRTVSGQLTLLVPFVDRVRAKVDLRERVVSFPPQPVITEDNLTLHIDTVVYFQVTNPQAAVYAISNYIVGVEQLTTTTLRNVVGGMTLEQTLTSRDSINGQLRGVLDEATNKWGLRVARVELRSIDPPPSVQESMEKQMKADREKRAMILTAEGVRQSSITQAEGQKQSQILAAEGAKQAAILAAEADRQSQILRARGERAAAYLNAQGSAKAIEKTFAAIKAGRPTPELLAYQYLQTLPLMAQGEANKVWVVPSDFGSALQGFTKLLGAPGEDGVFRYTPSPVDTDLPKPEDDSEEVAEWFSTATDPGIVEAVAKAEADARDPGAGLAIDAPRQSAPLSQQLDENQAGHPAT